The following are from one region of the Granulicella aggregans genome:
- a CDS encoding carbon-nitrogen hydrolase codes for MAGSLKNKKIALIQMSCEPDTAANLDKAADRVREAARAGANIVCLPELFRAQYFCQREEHALFDLAESIPGPSSERLAAVAKEEGVVVIASLFERRAPGLYHNTAAVLEQDGSLAGIYRKMHIPDDPLYYEKFYFTPGDLGFKAMKTSQGHIGTLVCWDQWYPEGARVTALQGANTLFFPTAIGWHPSEKEEFGEAQYSAWQTVQRAHAIANGVFVGAVNRVGFEHGDVIHNGEHIKGPEGAGLEFWGGSFIADPFGRIIAKAPHDREDILIAEIDLKLLEDTRRNWPFLRDRRIDAYGGITSRFID; via the coding sequence GTGGCAGGTTCCTTGAAGAATAAGAAGATCGCACTGATCCAGATGTCGTGCGAGCCGGATACGGCGGCGAATTTGGACAAGGCGGCTGACCGGGTTCGCGAGGCTGCGCGCGCCGGGGCGAACATTGTGTGTCTGCCGGAGCTTTTCCGGGCGCAGTATTTCTGCCAGCGCGAGGAGCATGCGCTGTTTGACCTGGCGGAGTCGATTCCGGGGCCGAGCTCCGAGCGGCTGGCGGCGGTGGCGAAGGAAGAAGGCGTCGTGGTGATTGCGTCGCTGTTCGAGCGGCGTGCACCGGGGCTCTATCACAATACGGCAGCGGTTCTGGAGCAAGATGGGTCGCTGGCGGGGATCTACCGCAAGATGCATATCCCGGATGATCCGCTCTACTACGAGAAGTTCTACTTCACGCCGGGCGATCTGGGCTTTAAGGCGATGAAGACGTCGCAGGGGCACATCGGCACGCTGGTGTGCTGGGATCAGTGGTATCCGGAGGGCGCGCGCGTGACCGCGCTACAGGGAGCGAATACGCTCTTCTTCCCGACGGCGATTGGCTGGCATCCGAGCGAGAAGGAAGAGTTTGGCGAAGCGCAGTATTCCGCTTGGCAGACGGTTCAGCGGGCTCATGCGATTGCGAACGGCGTGTTCGTGGGCGCGGTGAACCGCGTTGGCTTCGAGCATGGCGACGTAATCCACAACGGGGAGCACATCAAGGGACCGGAAGGTGCGGGGCTGGAGTTCTGGGGCGGCAGCTTTATCGCCGATCCGTTCGGCAGGATCATCGCGAAGGCTCCGCATGACCGCGAGGATATTCTGATCGCGGAGATCGATCTGAAGCTGCTGGAAGATACGCGGAGGAACTGGCCGTTCCTGCGGGACCGGCGGATCGATGCGTATGGCGGGATCACCAGCCGGTTTATCGATTGA
- a CDS encoding agmatine deiminase family protein, whose translation MTTPRPKDYRMPAEWAPHGATWIAWPHNAEDWPGKFQPIPWVYSEIVRHLSRVEDVNILVNDLPAEKRATQLLKRAGANLARLHFHHWATDRVWLRDSGPIFVKNAEGALAITNWKFNAWAKYDNWRRDDQIPQHVAKLYAMTEFRPEVNDHRLVLEGGSIDTNGAGILLTTEECLLSEVQQRNPGVSREQLEAAFGEYLGIEKVLWMHRGCAGDDTHGHIDDVTRFVGENTILTAVEKNTADENHLPLAENLDRLKTARNLSGGTFDVRELPMPNPVIFDGQRLPASYANFYIANGLVLVPTFNDCHDRLALNIIAECFPEREVIGIHAVDLVWGLGTLHCMTQQEPA comes from the coding sequence ATGACGACACCCCGCCCCAAAGACTACCGTATGCCCGCAGAGTGGGCCCCACACGGAGCTACGTGGATTGCTTGGCCGCACAACGCCGAGGACTGGCCTGGGAAGTTCCAGCCGATTCCGTGGGTGTACTCGGAGATTGTGCGGCATCTTTCACGGGTGGAGGACGTGAACATCCTGGTGAACGATCTCCCGGCGGAGAAGCGGGCCACACAATTGCTGAAGCGTGCCGGGGCCAACCTGGCCCGGCTGCACTTTCATCATTGGGCGACGGATCGGGTATGGCTGCGGGACTCCGGGCCGATCTTTGTGAAGAACGCGGAGGGGGCGCTGGCGATTACAAACTGGAAGTTCAATGCTTGGGCCAAGTACGACAACTGGCGGCGCGACGACCAGATTCCGCAGCATGTGGCGAAGCTGTATGCGATGACGGAGTTTCGACCGGAAGTGAATGACCACAGGCTGGTGCTTGAGGGTGGCAGCATCGACACGAACGGCGCGGGCATTCTGCTGACGACTGAGGAGTGCCTGCTGAGCGAGGTGCAGCAGCGTAATCCCGGCGTGAGCCGCGAGCAGTTAGAGGCGGCGTTCGGCGAGTATCTGGGTATCGAGAAGGTGTTGTGGATGCACAGGGGATGCGCAGGCGACGACACGCATGGGCACATCGACGATGTGACTCGATTTGTGGGTGAGAACACCATTTTGACGGCGGTCGAGAAGAACACGGCGGATGAGAATCATCTGCCGCTGGCGGAGAATCTTGACCGGCTGAAGACTGCGCGGAACCTGAGCGGCGGTACATTTGATGTGCGCGAGTTGCCGATGCCGAATCCTGTGATCTTCGATGGCCAGAGGCTGCCCGCAAGCTATGCGAACTTTTATATCGCGAATGGCCTGGTGCTGGTGCCGACCTTCAACGACTGCCACGACCGGCTGGCGTTGAACATCATCGCGGAGTGTTTTCCGGAGCGTGAGGTCATCGGAATTCATGCGGTAGACCTGGTGTGGGGGCTGGGCACGCTGCATTGCATGACGCAGCAGGAACCGGCCTAG
- the tadA gene encoding tRNA adenosine(34) deaminase TadA yields MVEDLDFLRAAIEQAEAAERDGEVPVGAVVVLDGEIIARGNNRVLRDSDPTAHAEIVAMRAAGKLLGNYRLEGCSLYVTLEPCAMCAGAVLHARIARLFYAASDPKAGACGSVLGVMNHPQLNHKVEVEAGLLGEECGAMLTRFFRERRLQAAQAGK; encoded by the coding sequence ATGGTGGAGGATCTCGACTTTTTGCGGGCCGCGATTGAGCAGGCTGAAGCGGCTGAGCGCGATGGCGAGGTACCGGTGGGCGCGGTTGTTGTTCTTGACGGCGAGATCATCGCGCGGGGCAACAACCGCGTTCTACGGGACAGCGATCCGACGGCGCACGCGGAGATCGTTGCAATGCGGGCGGCGGGGAAGCTGCTCGGGAACTATCGGCTGGAGGGATGTTCACTGTACGTGACGCTGGAGCCCTGTGCGATGTGTGCGGGGGCAGTTCTACATGCGCGAATCGCTCGTCTGTTCTATGCGGCGAGCGATCCCAAGGCTGGGGCGTGTGGATCGGTGCTGGGCGTGATGAATCATCCGCAGTTGAACCACAAGGTCGAGGTGGAGGCTGGGCTCCTCGGCGAGGAGTGTGGGGCGATGCTGACGAGGTTCTTTCGCGAAAGAAGGCTACAGGCAGCGCAAGCCGGAAAATAA
- a CDS encoding glucose 1-dehydrogenase: MASGRLLGKTAIVTGSASGIGQGIALRFASEGANVVIDFRSHPEAGEETRAKAEAFGVKAILVHADVSKISDTQNLVEQAWTQFGGCDVLVNNAGVEKHAAFLDVTEEDYDTVLDTNLKGAFFLTQAFVKRLQSAKKPGVVINISSVHEDMVFPNFSTYCASKGGIRMVMRDLAVELGPMGIRVNNIAPGAIATPINTALMADKPKLNALLANIPLGRMGTTDDVAGLAVFLASEDGGYVTGSTFVVDGGLMRNYHEQ, encoded by the coding sequence ATGGCATCTGGACGTCTTTTGGGAAAGACTGCAATCGTGACGGGATCGGCATCGGGGATTGGGCAGGGTATCGCGTTGCGGTTTGCCAGCGAAGGAGCGAACGTCGTGATCGACTTTCGTAGCCACCCGGAGGCCGGCGAAGAGACGCGGGCAAAGGCGGAGGCGTTTGGCGTGAAGGCGATCCTGGTCCATGCTGATGTATCCAAGATCTCTGATACGCAAAACCTGGTCGAGCAGGCATGGACTCAGTTTGGCGGCTGTGACGTCCTGGTGAACAATGCTGGAGTGGAGAAACATGCGGCGTTCCTTGATGTAACGGAAGAGGACTATGACACTGTTCTCGATACAAACCTGAAGGGCGCGTTCTTCCTTACACAGGCCTTTGTGAAGCGGCTGCAAAGCGCGAAGAAGCCGGGTGTGGTGATCAATATCAGTTCAGTCCACGAGGACATGGTCTTCCCGAACTTTTCGACATACTGCGCGTCAAAGGGTGGCATACGCATGGTGATGCGCGACCTGGCGGTGGAGCTTGGGCCCATGGGGATCCGGGTGAACAATATCGCTCCGGGGGCGATCGCAACGCCGATCAATACGGCATTGATGGCAGACAAGCCGAAGCTGAATGCGCTACTGGCGAATATTCCACTCGGACGCATGGGGACGACGGACGATGTGGCGGGGTTGGCGGTTTTTCTGGCGTCCGAGGATGGCGGGTATGTGACGGGATCGACCTTCGTGGTGGATGGCGGGCTGATGCGCAACTATCATGAGCAGTAG
- a CDS encoding UDP-N-acetylmuramoyl-tripeptide--D-alanyl-D-alanine ligase, producing the protein MKLTLGQVADFIHAEGEFRSQDEAVGYSIDSRTIGAGELFFAVKGERFDGHDYVETALSNGAVAAVVSMSWMPSDELDPCLLLRVPDDCEDCVLRAMQQLANAVRRRWGKRVIGVTGSAGKTTTKEAVATVLGSRFRVLKSAGNLNNHFGLPLQLLKLEPEHEIAVIEMGMNHAGEIRALAKIAEPDWAVVSNVAPVHLEFFPEGIAGIAKAKYELVESLPADGIAVLNADDSYVAAFARGLGDRAILYGMSQSAAVRAENVVDAGLDGVRFTAVAGEEHAEARLRVLGRHNVSNALAAIAVGLKSGMSLAECVAAVGEFRAGDRRGEVLTWNGATVINDSYNSNPKALDAMVDALMSVPAKRHIVVAGEMLELGPDAADLHAACGRRMAERGVSVVVGVRGDANALVDGVREGGGMAEFVASAEAAGSWMRENLREGDVVLLKGSRGVRLERALIA; encoded by the coding sequence TTGAAGTTGACGCTGGGGCAGGTTGCGGATTTTATCCATGCTGAGGGCGAGTTCCGTTCACAGGATGAGGCGGTTGGATACTCGATCGACTCGCGGACGATTGGGGCGGGGGAGCTTTTTTTCGCGGTGAAGGGCGAGCGGTTCGACGGGCACGATTATGTCGAAACGGCGCTGTCGAATGGTGCTGTCGCAGCAGTCGTCTCGATGAGCTGGATGCCGTCGGATGAGCTTGATCCGTGTCTGCTGCTGCGGGTACCGGATGATTGCGAGGACTGCGTGCTGAGGGCGATGCAGCAGCTTGCGAACGCCGTGCGACGCCGTTGGGGCAAGAGGGTGATTGGAGTTACCGGTTCGGCGGGTAAGACGACGACCAAAGAGGCCGTCGCGACTGTGCTGGGCAGCAGATTCCGGGTGCTGAAGTCGGCGGGGAATCTGAACAATCACTTTGGCCTGCCGCTGCAGTTGCTGAAGCTGGAGCCGGAGCATGAGATTGCAGTGATCGAGATGGGCATGAACCACGCTGGCGAGATTCGGGCCCTGGCGAAGATCGCGGAGCCGGACTGGGCGGTGGTTTCGAATGTTGCTCCGGTGCATCTGGAGTTCTTTCCGGAGGGGATCGCGGGGATCGCAAAGGCGAAGTATGAGTTGGTGGAGTCCCTGCCTGCTGATGGGATTGCGGTGCTGAATGCGGACGACTCATATGTGGCTGCGTTTGCGCGGGGGCTGGGGGACCGGGCGATTTTGTATGGAATGTCCCAGAGCGCTGCGGTAAGAGCGGAGAATGTCGTCGATGCCGGGCTGGATGGGGTGCGATTCACCGCCGTCGCGGGCGAGGAGCATGCGGAGGCAAGGCTACGCGTGCTCGGGCGGCACAATGTTTCGAATGCGTTGGCGGCGATCGCGGTTGGGTTGAAGAGCGGGATGTCGCTGGCGGAGTGCGTGGCGGCGGTGGGAGAGTTCCGGGCCGGGGATCGCCGGGGCGAGGTGCTGACGTGGAATGGCGCGACGGTCATCAATGACTCGTACAACTCGAACCCGAAGGCATTGGATGCGATGGTGGATGCGCTGATGTCGGTGCCGGCGAAGCGGCATATTGTGGTGGCCGGGGAGATGCTGGAGCTGGGGCCGGATGCGGCGGATCTTCATGCGGCTTGTGGGCGGAGGATGGCGGAGCGCGGGGTGTCGGTTGTGGTTGGAGTTCGGGGCGACGCGAACGCGTTGGTGGATGGAGTGAGGGAGGGTGGCGGAATGGCGGAGTTTGTGGCGTCCGCTGAGGCTGCGGGGAGCTGGATGAGGGAGAATCTGCGCGAGGGAGATGTGGTGCTGCTGAAGGGATCGCGTGGGGTAAGACTGGAACGGGCGTTGATTGCTTGA
- the mraY gene encoding phospho-N-acetylmuramoyl-pentapeptide-transferase translates to MLYWLLYQKLFPYFRLFRIFHYLTFRTVFASLTALLTGLLIGPFLIARLREFQIGQYIREEGPQSHQKKGGTPTMGGLLIVISILVPTLLWSDLSNPFVWVVTLSMLAFAGIGFIDDYAKVTKRTNKGLSARGKLILQFLASGGVAVALVAIEQRGNYSTRLMVPFLKRFRPNLVIDSFLHMPHLYWLAFVPFVLFVMVVITGASNAVNLTDGLDGLAIGCTIIAAGALTMLTYVSGHVVFSDYLELQRMPMVSELTVFCGAMVGGSIGFLWYNAHPAEVFMGDVGSLALGGAIGTVAVVIKQELLLPLIGGVFIMELLSVILQVGSYKLRNGKRIFKMAPLHHHFELLGWSESKVIARFWILALIFALLALTTLKLR, encoded by the coding sequence TTGCTCTATTGGCTGCTGTACCAGAAGCTGTTTCCCTACTTCCGGCTGTTCCGCATCTTCCACTATCTGACCTTTCGGACGGTGTTCGCGAGCCTGACGGCGCTGTTGACCGGGCTGCTGATCGGGCCGTTTCTGATCGCGAGGCTGCGCGAGTTCCAGATCGGCCAGTACATTCGCGAGGAAGGGCCGCAGTCGCACCAGAAGAAGGGCGGGACGCCGACAATGGGCGGGCTGCTGATCGTGATCTCGATCCTGGTGCCCACGTTGCTGTGGTCGGATCTATCAAACCCGTTTGTGTGGGTGGTGACGCTGTCGATGCTGGCGTTTGCCGGGATCGGGTTTATCGATGACTACGCGAAGGTGACGAAGCGGACGAACAAGGGGCTTTCGGCGCGCGGAAAGCTGATACTTCAGTTCCTGGCGAGCGGCGGGGTTGCGGTGGCGCTGGTGGCAATCGAGCAGCGAGGGAACTACTCGACGCGGCTGATGGTGCCGTTTCTGAAGCGTTTCCGGCCGAATCTTGTGATCGACAGCTTCCTGCATATGCCACATCTGTACTGGCTGGCGTTTGTGCCGTTCGTGCTGTTCGTGATGGTGGTCATTACGGGGGCGAGTAACGCTGTCAATCTGACGGACGGGCTGGACGGCCTGGCGATCGGATGCACGATCATCGCGGCGGGCGCGTTGACGATGCTGACCTATGTCAGCGGGCATGTGGTGTTTTCTGACTATCTCGAGCTGCAGCGTATGCCTATGGTCAGTGAGCTGACGGTCTTCTGCGGAGCGATGGTGGGGGGGAGTATTGGCTTCCTTTGGTACAACGCGCATCCGGCAGAGGTATTTATGGGCGACGTGGGATCGCTGGCGCTGGGCGGGGCGATTGGGACCGTTGCGGTCGTTATCAAGCAGGAGCTGCTGCTGCCGTTGATTGGCGGCGTCTTCATCATGGAGCTGCTCAGCGTGATCCTGCAGGTGGGTAGTTACAAGCTGCGGAACGGTAAACGCATCTTCAAGATGGCCCCGCTGCACCATCATTTTGAACTCCTGGGGTGGTCGGAGTCGAAGGTGATTGCAAGGTTCTGGATTCTGGCGCTGATCTTCGCGTTGCTGGCTTTGACGACTTTGAAGCTAAGATGA
- a CDS encoding nucleotidyltransferase domain-containing protein: MKAQEPVLETALDLVRRFVASYAPAPPCVLLAGSRGRGTAKKNSDYDLVFLYSELPLGAWREMTLYEGADLEIFAHDHRSLQYFLREIERPSGEASLACMVSEGISILGANGVIENKAKDIAREFLVSGPLPLDDVRSSQRRYAITDLAEMLKSADSTAQRIAIGSALYPALGGFVLSANGRWTATGKALPAALRNFSPSLELEFTDAFEHLYTSGNDSLLQNLVDDILKPFGGRLRSGFRQQAPASWR; the protein is encoded by the coding sequence ATGAAAGCGCAAGAACCAGTGCTGGAAACCGCTCTTGATCTTGTGCGGCGCTTTGTGGCCAGCTACGCGCCTGCGCCGCCCTGTGTATTGTTGGCGGGTTCGCGAGGGCGAGGCACAGCGAAGAAAAACTCCGATTACGATCTGGTCTTTCTTTATTCCGAGCTTCCTTTAGGAGCCTGGAGAGAGATGACTTTGTATGAAGGGGCAGATCTCGAAATATTCGCTCACGATCACCGTAGCCTGCAGTACTTTCTGCGTGAAATTGAGCGTCCCTCCGGCGAAGCAAGCTTAGCCTGCATGGTTTCCGAGGGAATCTCCATTCTTGGCGCGAATGGCGTAATTGAGAACAAGGCAAAAGATATTGCGCGAGAGTTTCTCGTTTCCGGACCATTACCTCTCGATGATGTGAGATCGTCGCAACGCAGATACGCGATCACGGATCTCGCCGAGATGCTGAAATCCGCAGACTCAACTGCGCAGCGGATTGCGATTGGCAGTGCTCTATATCCCGCCCTGGGCGGCTTCGTGCTATCCGCAAACGGGCGCTGGACGGCCACTGGTAAAGCCTTACCAGCCGCTCTCCGAAACTTCAGCCCAAGCCTGGAACTCGAGTTCACAGATGCATTTGAGCATCTCTACACAAGCGGAAATGATTCGTTGTTGCAGAATCTCGTCGATGACATTTTGAAACCGTTCGGCGGTCGATTGCGCAGTGGCTTCCGTCAGCAGGCACCGGCCTCTTGGAGATAG
- a CDS encoding PIN domain-containing protein: MTNPRIGGHTMAESMEALSLLPGHPGHWFWPVVDDWSTLSAPFAERLSGHQQITDTCLLGLAVREDGVLVTMDKAILHLAGPKYSGNVLLLDGD; the protein is encoded by the coding sequence ATGACGAATCCCAGAATCGGCGGCCACACCATGGCCGAGTCAATGGAGGCGTTGTCGCTTCTTCCAGGACATCCCGGACACTGGTTCTGGCCTGTCGTCGACGACTGGAGCACACTTTCCGCGCCCTTTGCGGAGCGACTCTCCGGCCATCAGCAGATCACGGACACCTGCCTGCTCGGCCTTGCGGTGCGCGAAGACGGCGTCTTGGTCACGATGGATAAGGCGATTCTTCATCTGGCGGGGCCGAAGTACTCTGGGAACGTCCTGTTGCTCGATGGGGATTGA
- the murD gene encoding UDP-N-acetylmuramoyl-L-alanine--D-glutamate ligase encodes MELKNKRVLVVGIGKSGISAAMFLRGLGARVTVSDTRSAIALAEQIPALLDAGVMVESGGHGLLTFRRQDLIVVSPGVPLDTPEVKQVIGYGLPVIGELELATRFLKGQIVAVTGSNGKTTTTSLIGKIFADAGRPTQVGGNIGLPVIELIAGSTDETTNVLEVSSFQLETTEEFHPRIAVILNITPDHLDRHHSFEAYVAAKEKIFANQTADDALVLSADDLTTQMCAGKTKARVYWFSATKVVRQGAFLRDGVVCWVEKEGGKSEPILPVAEIHLKGTHNVENVLAAVCAARLAGVPAEQIRAAVASFKAVEHRLEYVRTVKGVEYFNDSKATNVDAAMKAVESFAGCVHLILGGKDKDSDYTQMAQVGGKPLGERVKSVYTIGSAAEKIERQLVGVVKIVSAGTLATAVAKAASGATAGDVVLLAPACSSFDQFDNYEHRGRVFRQLVMDLPG; translated from the coding sequence ATGGAACTGAAGAATAAGCGCGTTCTGGTGGTTGGTATTGGCAAGTCCGGCATCTCGGCGGCGATGTTTCTGCGAGGGCTGGGGGCGCGGGTGACAGTGTCCGATACGCGGTCGGCGATTGCGCTGGCGGAGCAGATTCCGGCGCTGCTGGATGCGGGGGTAATGGTGGAGTCGGGTGGGCATGGGTTGCTGACGTTCCGCCGGCAGGATTTGATTGTGGTTTCGCCGGGGGTGCCGCTCGACACGCCGGAGGTGAAGCAAGTGATCGGCTACGGGCTACCGGTGATCGGCGAGCTTGAGCTGGCGACGCGCTTCCTGAAAGGGCAGATCGTGGCCGTAACTGGGTCGAACGGGAAGACGACGACCACCAGTCTGATTGGGAAGATCTTTGCCGATGCGGGGCGACCGACGCAGGTGGGTGGGAACATCGGACTGCCGGTGATCGAGCTGATTGCGGGAAGCACGGACGAGACGACGAACGTGCTGGAGGTCTCGAGCTTCCAGTTGGAGACGACCGAGGAGTTTCATCCAAGGATTGCGGTCATTCTGAACATCACGCCGGACCATCTGGATCGGCATCACAGCTTTGAGGCGTATGTGGCGGCCAAGGAGAAGATCTTCGCCAACCAGACGGCAGACGATGCGCTTGTGCTGAGCGCGGATGATCTGACGACGCAGATGTGCGCGGGTAAGACCAAGGCGCGGGTGTACTGGTTCAGCGCGACGAAGGTGGTGCGGCAGGGAGCGTTTCTACGCGATGGCGTGGTGTGCTGGGTGGAGAAGGAGGGCGGAAAGTCGGAGCCGATTCTGCCCGTGGCGGAGATTCACCTGAAGGGGACGCACAACGTCGAGAACGTGCTGGCGGCGGTGTGCGCGGCGCGGCTGGCGGGCGTTCCGGCGGAGCAGATTCGTGCGGCTGTAGCGAGCTTCAAGGCGGTCGAGCATCGGCTGGAGTACGTGCGGACGGTGAAGGGTGTGGAGTACTTCAATGACTCGAAGGCGACGAACGTGGATGCGGCGATGAAGGCAGTGGAGTCGTTTGCCGGGTGCGTGCATTTGATCCTTGGCGGGAAAGATAAGGACTCCGACTACACGCAGATGGCGCAGGTGGGTGGCAAGCCGTTGGGTGAAAGGGTCAAGAGTGTTTATACGATTGGTTCGGCGGCCGAAAAGATTGAGCGGCAGCTGGTGGGGGTTGTCAAGATAGTAAGTGCCGGTACGCTAGCAACGGCGGTGGCGAAGGCGGCTTCAGGCGCGACGGCGGGCGATGTGGTGCTGCTGGCGCCGGCCTGTTCGAGCTTCGATCAGTTTGATAACTATGAACACCGCGGCCGGGTCTTCCGGCAGTTGGTGATGGACCTTCCGGGCTGA
- the ftsW gene encoding putative lipid II flippase FtsW: MAKRVGVDKWLFGTVLLLVLFGLVTVFSASAVMAKDQYGSPYPYMLKQAFWAGMGLIALVALMKVDYKRYNNRKFVIGAVSVTTLLLVAVFAAPGSHHTHRWFRFGGLSTFQPSELATPVMILFLAYFLQTRLHQMDDYKGTILKAVAPPLLMIALILKEPDLGTALVCAGVMLFMLYLAGMQMRYIWIGGLAAVPVLGYMLFFVPWRLARMKVFLDPEADPRGAGFHILQSLIAVGTGGIRGLGLMEGRQKLFYLPEPHTDFIFANVCEELGLIGALMLVGLFVALAYRGMRAAYLSTDPFARFMAFGITSAIIIQAFFNMSVAVALVPTKGITLPFISYGGTSLFVTLACMGVLLNITREID; the protein is encoded by the coding sequence ATGGCGAAGCGCGTTGGCGTTGACAAATGGCTCTTCGGAACAGTTCTGCTGCTGGTGCTCTTTGGGCTGGTGACGGTGTTTTCGGCCTCTGCCGTGATGGCGAAGGACCAGTATGGGTCGCCGTACCCTTACATGCTGAAGCAGGCGTTCTGGGCAGGGATGGGCCTGATCGCGCTGGTGGCGCTGATGAAGGTCGACTACAAGCGCTATAACAATCGCAAGTTTGTGATTGGCGCCGTGAGTGTGACGACGCTGCTACTGGTGGCGGTATTTGCCGCGCCGGGGTCGCACCACACGCACCGGTGGTTTCGGTTTGGCGGACTATCGACGTTCCAGCCTTCGGAGCTGGCCACGCCGGTGATGATCCTGTTTCTTGCGTACTTCCTACAGACTCGCCTGCACCAGATGGACGACTACAAAGGAACCATCCTGAAGGCGGTAGCGCCGCCGCTGCTGATGATCGCGCTGATCTTGAAGGAGCCGGACCTGGGGACGGCGCTGGTGTGCGCGGGAGTGATGCTTTTCATGCTGTATCTGGCAGGCATGCAGATGCGGTACATCTGGATTGGCGGGCTGGCTGCGGTGCCGGTGCTGGGATACATGCTGTTCTTCGTGCCATGGCGGCTGGCTCGTATGAAGGTCTTTCTCGATCCTGAGGCCGATCCGCGTGGCGCCGGGTTTCATATCCTGCAGTCGCTGATTGCCGTGGGTACGGGTGGGATTCGCGGGCTGGGACTGATGGAAGGGCGGCAGAAGCTGTTCTATTTGCCGGAGCCGCATACGGACTTTATCTTTGCCAATGTGTGTGAGGAGCTGGGGCTGATCGGTGCGCTGATGCTGGTGGGGCTCTTTGTAGCGCTGGCGTATCGCGGGATGCGGGCGGCGTATCTTTCGACCGATCCGTTTGCGCGGTTCATGGCGTTTGGAATTACCTCGGCGATCATCATCCAGGCGTTTTTCAACATGAGTGTCGCGGTCGCGCTGGTGCCGACCAAGGGTATTACTCTGCCGTTCATCTCGTATGGTGGGACGTCGCTGTTTGTGACGCTGGCGTGCATGGGTGTGTTGCTGAACATTACGCGCGAGATCGACTAA
- the murG gene encoding undecaprenyldiphospho-muramoylpentapeptide beta-N-acetylglucosaminyltransferase, with protein MRVLIAGGGTGGHVIPALAIAREVRDAYGAEVRFVGTARGLETRLVPEAGFPLELIHVGQLKNVSLATRVRTLVDLPLGILRCVSLLRSYRPQVVVGVGGYASGPAMLAAILLRVPTLAFEPNAAPGLANRLAGRFVTAAAVNFEETTRYFRGARVTGIPVREEFFLISPKAHGAAKRLLVFGGSQGARILNQIMPTILFPLLRDVPGLTVLHQSGPRAEEETRQAYLDTGADESRWQVSAYLEDMPARFAEADLILCRSGASTMAELAAAGKASLLVPFAAATDDHQRKNAEAFVNAGAGRMILEGELSSQALIDALMAMLRDESALRAMGEKARTLAHRDAVKEIGAMARELAG; from the coding sequence ATGCGGGTTTTGATTGCGGGTGGGGGGACTGGCGGGCATGTGATTCCGGCGCTGGCGATCGCGCGGGAGGTTCGCGATGCTTACGGGGCCGAGGTGCGGTTCGTGGGAACGGCGCGAGGTCTGGAGACGCGGCTGGTACCGGAGGCCGGGTTTCCGCTCGAGTTGATTCATGTCGGGCAGTTGAAGAATGTGAGTCTGGCGACGCGGGTGCGGACGCTCGTTGATTTGCCGCTGGGGATTCTGAGGTGTGTCAGCCTCCTGCGGAGTTATCGGCCGCAGGTGGTGGTGGGTGTCGGGGGGTATGCTTCGGGGCCGGCTATGCTGGCGGCTATCCTGTTGCGCGTGCCGACGCTAGCGTTTGAGCCGAATGCAGCTCCTGGGCTGGCGAACCGGCTTGCTGGGCGGTTTGTGACGGCGGCGGCGGTGAACTTCGAGGAGACGACGCGGTACTTTCGCGGAGCCAGGGTGACGGGGATTCCGGTGCGGGAGGAGTTTTTCTTGATTTCGCCGAAGGCTCATGGCGCGGCGAAACGGCTGCTGGTGTTTGGGGGGAGCCAGGGGGCGAGGATTCTCAACCAGATCATGCCGACGATCCTGTTTCCGCTGCTGCGCGATGTGCCGGGGCTTACTGTGCTGCATCAGTCCGGGCCGAGGGCGGAGGAGGAGACGCGACAGGCGTATCTCGATACCGGAGCGGACGAGTCGCGGTGGCAGGTGAGCGCGTATCTCGAGGACATGCCGGCCCGGTTTGCGGAGGCCGACCTGATTCTTTGCCGCTCAGGGGCAAGCACGATGGCGGAGCTTGCGGCGGCGGGGAAGGCTAGTTTGCTGGTGCCGTTTGCGGCGGCGACAGATGATCACCAGAGGAAAAATGCTGAGGCGTTCGTGAATGCGGGCGCAGGGCGGATGATTCTGGAAGGCGAACTGAGTTCGCAGGCGCTGATCGATGCGCTGATGGCTATGCTGCGAGATGAGAGCGCGTTGAGGGCGATGGGGGAGAAGGCGCGGACGCTGGCTCATCGGGATGCTGTGAAAGAGATTGGAGCTATGGCGCGGGAGTTGGCGGGATAG